The following are encoded in a window of Fulvia fulva chromosome 7, complete sequence genomic DNA:
- a CDS encoding Hydroxynaphthalene reductase-like protein Arp2, with product MSLSGKVALVTGGGKNLGADTARQLAKEGATLAIHYNSAKSKAETEAFVAALQKDGTKASIHVGDLTSAAAAEKLFSEVTQQHGKVDIMVSTVGMALKKPIVEISKAEYDVMFAVNSKAAFFLLKEAAKHIQEGGKIVTVVTALLGAFTGFYTSYAGSKAPVEHFTRGVAKELADKKISVNCIAPGPMDTPFFYPQETPEAVAFHKTQARARAW from the exons ATGTCTCTCAGCGGCAAAGTGGCATTGGTCACTGGCGGCGGAAAGAATCTAGGCGCCGATACGGCTCGACAACTGGCCAAGGAAGGTGCCACGTTGGCAATTCACTACAACTCCGCGAAAAGCAAGGCAGAGACGGAGGCATTTGTCGCGGCGTTGCAGAAGGATGGCACCAAGGCCTCGATTCACGTTGGCGACTTGACCTCAGCAGCCGCAGCCGAGAAGCTGTTCTCTGAAGTCACGCAGCAACATGGAAAAGTCGATATTATGGTAAGCACCGTGGGTATGGCCTTGAAGAAGCCCATCGTCGAGATCAGTAAAGCAGAATACGATGTCATGTTTGC AGTCAATTCCAAGGCGGCATTCTTCCTCCTCAAAGAGGCAGCCAAGCACATTCAAGAAGGTGGCAAGATCGTGACCGTCGTCACAGCTCTACTGGGCGCGTTCACTGGCTTCTATACCTCGTACGCGGGCAGCAAGGCTCCCGTTGAGCACTTCACTCGCGGAGTGGCCAAGGAGCTCGCAGATAAGAAGATATCGGTCAACTGTATCGCACCAGGACCTATGGATACAC CTTTCTTCTACCCACAAGAAACCCCCGAGGCTGTGGCTTTCCACAAGACCCAGGCACGTGCCAGGGCATGGTGA